CCACCCACAAGCTGGCCGGCTGCGGATTGCATAAAAAATCCCTAAACAGCGCCAAATCCGCAGTCGTCAGCGACGACAGCGGCTTTTGCATATTAAACAGGCTCCACAGCAAGAGCCGCTCGGCCTCCTTGCGGTAGGACTGATAGGTATGGGTTTTATAGAGCGCCAGCCATTCATGAATCGCCTCATAGTCATTTTGAGCAGCCAAGCGATTGTTGCGCGCCGGCGCACGATTCGTGCCCTGCTGGCCATCGAGCCGCGCGGGCAGGCACAGCGACTCTAACGGTTCAATCTGGTGGCTGCCCTCAACAAAGACTCCGGAATCTGTGGCCGCACCCTGCTCGTCTGGCAATGTGACGGGGGGACGGATCCGTGTGATGACACCGCCTTGCAGGTCTTTGCTTTTTTTCAGGACATGCTGATAGATCTGTTTTTCTAAAAAATGCTCATTCTGGCTCAACCAGGTCGTCAATTTGACGGCGGTTACCTGCCCCAGCCCTTTAACATGTTTGAACCACCACCAGCCATATTCGTTTGCAAAATCCACCAGCTTTCCAAGCGTATCCAACTGTGCCCGAATCAATTTGTTGGCAATTTTCGGGTGAAACCACCCCGCCACCGGATCATCCAATGTTGGATTCGAAGTCAACTCAAAAGCCAGCTCATTAATAATGACGAGCCTCCGTTCGAGGTTTTTCACGTGTAGCGTCTGCAGCGCTTTTTGCGCGACAGACAAAGGCAGGTCATCCGGTTCAGACACCAGCGCCAGGCGTTCACGATCTTCCCGTTTCGCCTCCTCGGTGGCCGAGGTGAGACTGCCGCCGACTTCGGCATAATAAAACGACAACTGCTCTTCTTGTCCCAGCACATTGTCCGGGTCAAACGTGGCAATAAAGTCATCAAATGAGATTGGCGCTGACCGCACCGCAGAATCTGGCTCCTGCACTTGGCCATCGACCTGGTTTTTGATCGCGCGTAAGCGATCCAGCATTTTTTGGGTCTCGGTTACACTTTTGCGCACACTGGCCGGCAACTTTAACAGAGCCAGCTGCTCTGGAGCTTTGCCCTTGCGCGCGCCGACCACCAACAAGGCATCTTGTACTAGGATCAGGGTATGACGTGCATCGACCAGGTTGCGGCCGGTCTCGAGGTACTGATCGGCGATATCGGCCAAGTTGAGGGTGTTTTCAAAAAAGGCCCGGTAAAACGCAATATGGTGCAGACCGATCTTGCGCACCGGCAGCAGTTCTTTGACGCTGGCCATCAGCGACCCTTAATGATAAAGAATGGTTTTTGAATATTCATTAAATGTTCATTCAATATTATTTATGGACATAGCCGCGCTGCTGACGCCGCCGGGCCACGATCTGCAATTGGGCCTGGCCTTGCGCTAAAGAGCCCAGGGGCACATAGCACCGTCGACCCCGTCGGCTCGATAGACTGCCCCAGGCCTGCTCCAGCTCCCACTGGCCAAACAAATTCATCAGCAGGCGCGCCGCATAATAACGTCCCGTTTGGGCATTGACCCAATAATGCGGCGTTGTCTCATGAGATAACGTCGTTGCCACGGCACTTACCGTACCGGGCAATAAACCTTGACGTTGAGGCAATGGAGAGGTATTCGAGGGATGGTGCAGCGTGCTCATGATGAGCTCCTGGTAGGCGCAATAAAACAAGGAAATTTTAACCCGGGTAAAATATGCTCATGCCCTGCCCTATTCTACTGGAAGTCGATAATGCGCACAATAATGCACTAGTTAATAATTACAGTTATTAACTACTTCGTCTTGGAGAAAATGACATATAGATATTCAAACTATGTCAGTGACATATAAATCATGCTTTTTACTTAAATTACGCG
The sequence above is drawn from the Advenella mimigardefordensis DPN7 genome and encodes:
- a CDS encoding tyrosine-type recombinase/integrase; amino-acid sequence: MASVKELLPVRKIGLHHIAFYRAFFENTLNLADIADQYLETGRNLVDARHTLILVQDALLVVGARKGKAPEQLALLKLPASVRKSVTETQKMLDRLRAIKNQVDGQVQEPDSAVRSAPISFDDFIATFDPDNVLGQEEQLSFYYAEVGGSLTSATEEAKREDRERLALVSEPDDLPLSVAQKALQTLHVKNLERRLVIINELAFELTSNPTLDDPVAGWFHPKIANKLIRAQLDTLGKLVDFANEYGWWWFKHVKGLGQVTAVKLTTWLSQNEHFLEKQIYQHVLKKSKDLQGGVITRIRPPVTLPDEQGAATDSGVFVEGSHQIEPLESLCLPARLDGQQGTNRAPARNNRLAAQNDYEAIHEWLALYKTHTYQSYRKEAERLLLWSLFNMQKPLSSLTTADLALFRDFLCNPQPASLWVARRKFARTHEKWRPFVNPNPPPDEPAALMADPSQEVELKGSMSRESIAHTLTVLGGLFEFLTSQQYLLSNPFKGLPKLASNRSMRVNHRINQRLWQRIQDRLDQVPVADTVAYRTVFAIRLFYLTGLRLSELCAIKMEDFHVQENDEGYLAWYLIVDGKGGRTRDVYLVKPVLELLQQYLTALGLELDPRLNEAALPLIGYKKWVELGPEGEGRIERTPVYHTVIYADIKRFLSELAKELENDAPFDAQVIRSITPHWLRHTFASMLVKTTPLAQVRDMLGHASIHTTSLYLGTEKGEGEKAMERAFV
- a CDS encoding WGR domain-containing protein, whose protein sequence is MSTLHHPSNTSPLPQRQGLLPGTVSAVATTLSHETTPHYWVNAQTGRYYAARLLMNLFGQWELEQAWGSLSSRRGRRCYVPLGSLAQGQAQLQIVARRRQQRGYVHK